From Brachyspira hampsonii:
TAGCTCCATAATTCTTTTATGGTCTAGTCTATAAAGCTATATACTGTGAATCTCGGCTATAGCTTTATAAACTTTAGATATTCTTATTTATTATTTATAAATACAGTATATATTTATAATAGTAAAGTCAACTTTAAAAGCACTTTTTTTAAAAACTTTAATACTTTTTTATTTTTTATCATTTTTTATATAAAATAATTGACAATTATTATATTATGTACTATAATATAAATGTCAGGTAATTTAAAAAGGAGAATATAAAGAATGGAATTATTACAATCTTTTAATCAAGCTAATATCCGCCATCAATTATATGTATCTGACAGTACCATATTCTCCGATGGCGGTTTTCTTTTGTCTTTTTTTAAAAATATGACTTGTTTTTTAAACAAAAATAATCAATATATGATTTGTTTCAAAACTAATTTTATTTATAATTGCTGAGACTAGCACTTGAACTAATTTTAGTATGTATTCTAAATACGGCAGTAAATTACAAAAATTTTATATAATATCATCAAGATATTTGAAAAATAGTAAAAATAAGCTGACAACTTTAAAGATACCAGCTTGTTTTTTATATTTTATTTTATTCTCTTATGCTTGAAGCTAGATTTATGAGTAACATAATCATCTACAATTTGATAATTTCCAAAAATTTTGTATTTGTATATGGTTAAACCTTCCAAACCTACAGGACCTCTTGCATGCGTTTTGTTTGTAGATATTCCTACTTCCGCACCAAAACCGTATCTAAATCCGTCAGAAAATCTAGTTGAAGCATTACAGTACACATTAGCAGAATCAACATAAGTCATAAACTTTTCTATATTGTTTTTATCTTCTGATATGATTGAGTCTGTATGATGAGAGCCGTATTTGTTAATATGATTGTATGCTTCTTCTGTGTCTTTTACTATTTTTAAAGATACTTCTTTATCTCCGTATTCCAAATGCCATTCTTTTACTTCTCCTATGTCTTGAGTATTCAATATTTTTTTTAGTTCTTCATCACCATTCATCTTTATTTCATTTTCTTTGAATAAGTTATAAAGTTTTGGTAAATACTCTGAAGCAATGTTTTTGTTGATGAGTATAGTTTCAACGGCATTGCAGGCACTTGGATACTGAGCCTTTGAATCTAAACATATTTTTAATGCCTTTTCCTGATTAGCAGATTCATCTATATATAAATGACATATACCATCAGCATGCCCTAATACAGGTATGTTGGTATTTGACTTTATATACTGTACTAAACTGTTGCCTCCTCTTGGTATTATAAGATCAATATATTTGTCCATTGATAATAATTCTTTTATATCCTCTCTTGTGAATACTAAATTAACAGAGTTCTTTGGAAATTCATTTATATTGTTTAGAGTTTCTTCTATTATATTAAATATAGCTTTATTAGTATTTTC
This genomic window contains:
- a CDS encoding glutamate-5-semialdehyde dehydrogenase — translated: MQLTDLVKNAKEAAYKLQSLNTDIKNKALLEIANKIEENKDKIFEANKKDLEYAQKLLDENKISKSMFNRLKLDENKLIDVISGIRDVVKLEDPINKVLLETELDDNLILKKISCPIGLIAVIFEARPDVISQISSLCIKSSNAVILKGGSEGENTNKAIFNIIEETLNNINEFPKNSVNLVFTREDIKELLSMDKYIDLIIPRGGNSLVQYIKSNTNIPVLGHADGICHLYIDESANQEKALKICLDSKAQYPSACNAVETILINKNIASEYLPKLYNLFKENEIKMNGDEELKKILNTQDIGEVKEWHLEYGDKEVSLKIVKDTEEAYNHINKYGSHHTDSIISEDKNNIEKFMTYVDSANVYCNASTRFSDGFRYGFGAEVGISTNKTHARGPVGLEGLTIYKYKIFGNYQIVDDYVTHKSSFKHKRIK